A genomic region of Bradyrhizobium sp. ORS 278 contains the following coding sequences:
- a CDS encoding ABC transporter ATP-binding protein, with amino-acid sequence MAQLTLEKLTKRFGTSIGVESLDLSVNQGELVALLGPSGCGKTTTLRMVAGFLPPTSGRVKFDREDVTLLPAYKRATGMVFQSYALFPHMSAADNVGFGLEMRGLNAAERKTKIAEALKLVRLSHLADRLPRQLSGGQQQRVALARALVINPRIFLLDEPLSNLDAKLRAEVRLEIRALQQRLGLTTLMVTHDREEALTMADRLVVIEGGRVRQIGTPQQLYDSPVDAFVADFVGRCNILAGRRANEREFRTGGGLLLPVDVVSGEREDADAFALRPERIGIVPGDAGEVRGRVQAITYMGAQTEYVVALGDETLVAVRPTPDAGEPLAALKPDDTVSLQWDRKVPRLVPQTSK; translated from the coding sequence ATGGCGCAACTCACTCTCGAGAAGCTCACCAAGCGCTTCGGCACATCGATCGGCGTCGAGAGCCTCGATCTCTCGGTCAACCAGGGCGAGCTCGTTGCGCTGCTCGGTCCGTCCGGCTGCGGCAAGACGACGACCTTGCGCATGGTCGCCGGCTTCCTGCCGCCGACCAGCGGCCGCGTAAAGTTCGACCGCGAGGACGTCACGCTTCTGCCGGCCTACAAGCGGGCCACCGGCATGGTGTTCCAGTCCTACGCGCTGTTTCCGCATATGAGCGCGGCTGACAATGTCGGCTTCGGCCTGGAGATGCGCGGCCTCAACGCGGCCGAGCGCAAGACGAAGATCGCGGAGGCGCTGAAGCTGGTGCGGCTGTCGCATCTCGCCGACCGGCTGCCGCGGCAATTGTCCGGCGGCCAGCAGCAGCGTGTGGCGCTGGCGCGCGCGCTGGTGATCAATCCGCGCATCTTCCTGCTCGACGAGCCCCTGTCGAATCTTGACGCCAAGCTGCGCGCCGAGGTGCGGCTGGAGATCCGCGCGCTGCAGCAACGGCTCGGCCTGACGACCTTGATGGTGACGCATGACCGCGAGGAGGCGCTCACCATGGCCGATCGCCTCGTGGTGATAGAGGGCGGCCGCGTGCGCCAGATCGGCACGCCGCAGCAGCTCTACGATTCGCCTGTCGATGCGTTCGTGGCCGACTTCGTCGGACGCTGCAACATCCTGGCCGGCCGGCGTGCGAATGAGCGCGAGTTCCGCACCGGCGGCGGCCTGCTGCTCCCGGTCGATGTCGTCAGCGGCGAACGCGAGGATGCCGACGCCTTCGCGCTCCGCCCGGAACGGATTGGCATCGTGCCCGGCGACGCGGGCGAGGTGCGCGGCCGCGTGCAGGCGATCACCTATATGGGCGCGCAGACCGAATATGTCGTGGCGCTGGGCGACGAGACGCTGGTGGCCGTCAGGCCGACGCCGGACGCCGGCGAACCGCTGGCCGCGCTCAAGCCCGACGATACCGTGTCGCTGCAATGGGACCGCAAGGTCCCGCGTCTCGTGCCGCAAACATCCAAGTAG
- a CDS encoding PotD/PotF family extracellular solute-binding protein, translating into MISRRHFLSASAGMAALASGMPTARAEGGQVVVGTWGGDYGQLLSDIIDKPIMTPKGFEIVQDVGNADPRKTKLLAERQSRRGSMDVSCLSDNDAYIVSQSDVFEKIDAAQVKRLDKVFPELKSEIAIPHIYSAQVILYNTNQVKTPPQSFADLWDPKWRGKIGLADILYPNNTLAAALAGGGGVSNLDPAEKKLMEWRSLDVKIYPSNEALAAALKSEEVWLTTMWLARGFMWKKSGIPLAHVVPKEGTPAIVFQASVPKNAKNKAGGFAYLDAMLDARAQGGFADKMGYVPTVTDAPLPEDLAKQVSLTEAERARLLKPDYAYAAGRAQRTLDFWNKEFKA; encoded by the coding sequence ATGATTTCGCGACGTCACTTTCTCTCCGCCAGCGCCGGCATGGCCGCGCTGGCTTCCGGCATGCCGACGGCCCGCGCCGAGGGCGGACAGGTCGTGGTCGGCACCTGGGGCGGCGACTATGGCCAGTTGCTGTCGGATATCATCGACAAGCCTATCATGACGCCGAAGGGTTTTGAGATCGTGCAGGACGTCGGCAATGCCGATCCGCGCAAGACCAAGCTGCTCGCCGAGCGGCAGAGCCGGCGCGGCTCGATGGACGTCTCCTGCCTGTCCGACAACGACGCCTACATCGTGTCGCAGTCCGACGTGTTCGAGAAGATCGACGCGGCCCAGGTGAAGCGGCTCGACAAGGTGTTCCCGGAGCTGAAGAGCGAGATCGCGATCCCGCACATCTATTCGGCGCAGGTCATCCTCTACAACACCAACCAGGTGAAGACGCCGCCGCAATCCTTCGCGGATCTCTGGGATCCGAAATGGCGCGGCAAGATCGGTCTCGCCGACATTCTCTATCCCAACAACACGCTGGCCGCGGCGCTCGCCGGCGGCGGCGGCGTCAGCAATCTCGATCCGGCCGAGAAGAAGCTGATGGAATGGCGCTCGCTCGACGTGAAGATCTATCCGTCGAACGAGGCGCTGGCGGCGGCGCTGAAGTCGGAGGAGGTGTGGCTGACCACGATGTGGCTCGCGCGCGGCTTCATGTGGAAGAAGTCCGGCATTCCGCTCGCCCACGTCGTGCCGAAGGAAGGCACGCCCGCGATCGTGTTCCAGGCCTCGGTGCCGAAGAACGCCAAGAACAAGGCCGGCGGCTTCGCCTATCTCGACGCGATGCTCGACGCCAGGGCGCAAGGCGGCTTCGCCGACAAGATGGGCTATGTCCCGACCGTCACCGACGCGCCGCTGCCTGAAGATCTTGCCAAGCAGGTCAGCCTGACCGAGGCCGAGCGCGCGCGGCTCTTGAAACCGGACTACGCCTATGCCGCCGGGCGCGCGCAGCGCACGCTCGATTTCTGGAACAAGGAGTTCAAGGCCTGA
- a CDS encoding ABC transporter permease: protein MALLVVPACLLVLALLIGPLILMFRISLNQFSPTQLMVQALSPDNYIKAATDPYYQQIILATLGISMLCTLLTLILAFPAAYWIGRMESRWKSLVVIATLFPLLVGNVVRSAGWMALFARDGLVNTGLLKLGLISTPLEIMFTTKAVIIGIIAVVLPYMILTLSAVIESIPRDLEYAAANLGASGARVFWRVILPLSGPGVAAGSILVFVLCMNTYATAVLLGGPRFKMMAPAVYDQFVRGNNWPMGAALAFMLLAVTMAFTVFGSLAFARKYRTQ from the coding sequence ATGGCGCTGCTGGTCGTTCCTGCCTGTCTTCTGGTCCTGGCGCTCCTGATCGGGCCGTTGATCCTGATGTTCCGGATCTCGCTCAACCAGTTCAGCCCGACCCAGCTGATGGTGCAGGCGCTGTCGCCGGACAACTACATCAAGGCTGCGACGGATCCCTACTACCAGCAGATCATCCTGGCGACGCTCGGCATCTCCATGCTGTGCACCTTGCTGACGCTGATCCTGGCGTTTCCGGCGGCCTACTGGATCGGCCGCATGGAGAGCCGCTGGAAGAGCCTGGTCGTGATCGCGACCTTGTTCCCGCTGCTGGTCGGCAACGTCGTGCGCTCCGCCGGCTGGATGGCGCTGTTCGCGCGCGACGGCCTCGTCAACACGGGTCTCTTGAAACTCGGCCTGATCTCGACGCCGCTCGAGATCATGTTCACGACCAAGGCCGTCATCATCGGCATCATCGCGGTGGTGCTGCCCTACATGATCCTGACGCTGTCGGCCGTCATCGAGAGCATACCCCGCGACCTGGAATATGCCGCCGCCAATCTCGGCGCCTCGGGCGCGCGGGTGTTCTGGCGCGTGATTCTGCCGCTGTCCGGTCCCGGCGTCGCCGCCGGCTCGATCCTGGTGTTCGTTTTGTGCATGAACACCTATGCAACGGCGGTGCTTCTCGGCGGCCCGCGATTCAAGATGATGGCGCCCGCGGTGTACGATCAGTTCGTGCGCGGTAACAACTGGCCAATGGGCGCCGCGCTCGCCTTCATGCTGCTCGCGGTGACCATGGCGTTCACGGTGTTCGGCAGCCTAGCGTTCGCGCGGAAGTATCGGACGCAATGA
- a CDS encoding amidohydrolase family protein, whose protein sequence is MTDQATLPGDELAVIRNKGAAPIVPKATSRDRGIGPFKRLALRSATVIDGTGAPPIGPVDIIVENGRIVSIKKVVGYGYAGKTGEPADHEIDCRGKWVTPGFVDCHAHAGVAYHSANGWVPPVDYVYKLWLAHGVTTVREMGSMNGLSWMLDQKQRAEDNTIAAPRLLAYAYFPAVNDMVKTIYTPEQGREWLRQVKQRGADGIKFFGAPPAIMEAALDECKQIGLRTGCHHAQMAVSRMNALTTAKWGLTSAEHYYGLPEALFEDRVIQNFPLDYNYTDEYFRFSVSGQMFRQGAEPGSAKWNEVLEQFLEIGFTFVPTFTIYDANRDLMRARQAYWHKEYTWKSMWDYFTPQRGGHGSYWYRWSTQNEIEWKENYRLWMAFINEYKNRGGRVCTGSDSGFIYQIFGFGYVRELELLQEAGFHPLEVIRSATSQGAALCGLENEIGTVDVGMRADLLVHDHNPLTDFKLLYGTGAMRFNDATNAVEWHRGLKYTIKDGIIYDTEELLADVRELVKASWESDVPEKYVTKDAAAP, encoded by the coding sequence ATGACCGACCAAGCCACACTGCCCGGCGATGAGCTCGCCGTCATCCGGAACAAGGGCGCGGCGCCGATCGTGCCGAAGGCGACGAGCAGGGATCGCGGCATCGGGCCGTTCAAGCGGCTGGCGCTGCGCAGCGCCACCGTGATTGACGGCACCGGCGCGCCGCCGATCGGACCTGTCGACATCATCGTCGAGAATGGCCGCATCGTCAGCATCAAGAAGGTCGTCGGTTACGGCTATGCCGGCAAAACCGGCGAGCCGGCGGATCACGAGATCGACTGCCGCGGCAAATGGGTGACGCCCGGCTTCGTCGACTGCCACGCCCATGCCGGCGTCGCCTATCACTCCGCCAATGGCTGGGTGCCACCGGTCGACTATGTCTACAAGCTCTGGCTGGCGCACGGCGTGACCACGGTGCGCGAGATGGGCTCGATGAACGGCCTGTCCTGGATGCTCGACCAGAAGCAGCGCGCCGAGGACAATACAATCGCCGCGCCGCGGCTGCTCGCCTACGCCTACTTTCCGGCCGTCAACGACATGGTCAAGACGATCTACACGCCCGAGCAGGGGCGGGAGTGGCTGCGTCAGGTCAAGCAGCGCGGCGCCGACGGCATCAAGTTCTTCGGCGCGCCGCCCGCGATCATGGAAGCCGCCCTCGACGAATGCAAGCAGATCGGCCTGCGCACCGGCTGCCACCACGCCCAGATGGCGGTGTCGCGAATGAACGCGCTGACGACCGCGAAATGGGGCCTGACCAGCGCCGAGCATTATTACGGCCTGCCGGAGGCGCTGTTCGAGGATCGCGTCATCCAGAACTTCCCGCTCGACTACAACTACACCGACGAATATTTCCGCTTCTCGGTGTCGGGCCAGATGTTCCGGCAGGGCGCCGAGCCCGGCTCGGCCAAGTGGAACGAGGTGCTGGAGCAGTTCCTGGAGATCGGCTTCACCTTCGTGCCGACGTTCACGATCTACGACGCCAACCGCGACCTGATGCGGGCGCGGCAGGCCTATTGGCACAAGGAGTACACCTGGAAGTCGATGTGGGACTACTTCACGCCGCAGCGCGGCGGCCACGGCTCGTACTGGTATCGCTGGTCGACCCAGAACGAGATCGAGTGGAAGGAGAACTACCGGCTCTGGATGGCCTTCATCAACGAGTACAAGAACCGCGGCGGCCGCGTCTGCACCGGCTCGGATTCCGGCTTCATCTATCAGATCTTCGGCTTCGGCTATGTTCGCGAACTGGAGCTGTTGCAGGAGGCCGGCTTCCATCCGCTCGAGGTGATCCGCTCGGCGACCTCGCAAGGGGCTGCGCTGTGCGGTCTGGAGAACGAGATCGGCACCGTCGACGTCGGCATGCGCGCCGACCTGCTGGTTCACGACCACAATCCGCTCACCGACTTCAAGTTGCTCTACGGCACCGGCGCGATGCGCTTCAACGATGCGACCAACGCGGTCGAGTGGCATCGGGGCCTGAAATACACCATCAAGGACGGCATCATCTACGACACCGAGGAGCTGCTCGCCGACGTGCGCGAGCTCGTGAAGGCGAGCTGGGAGAGCGACGTGCCGGAGAAATATGTGACCAAGGACGCCGCGGCGCCATGA